From one Lycium barbarum isolate Lr01 chromosome 6, ASM1917538v2, whole genome shotgun sequence genomic stretch:
- the LOC132600438 gene encoding auxin response factor 4 — translation MEIDLNACCNGECEKGGCCVNVNSSTTTSSCSSNASSSSLPVPSSIYMELWHACAGPLTSLPKKGNAVVYFPQGHVEEAASSSPFPPIKIDFPTFGLHPQIFCRVEDVQLLANKENDEVYTQLTLLPLPESVAITLEGKEHEDSGTDEEGNGVNPGKSASHMFCKTLTASDTSTHGGFSVPRRAAEDCFPPLDYKEQRPSQELIAKDLHGVDWKFRHIYRGQPRRHLLTTGWSIFVSQKNLVSGDAVLFLRGEGGDLRLGIRRAARPRNRLPESIIKSQYPGSDVLSSVATAVSAKSTFHVFYSPRASHADFVVPYQKYVKAISSRIPIGTRFKMRFDLDDSPERRYSGVVTGISDMDPFRWPNSKWRCLMVRWDDDIMSNHQERVSPWEIDSSVSLPPLSIQSSPRLKKLRTSQQAPLVLDSHSAGGSALLDFEESVRSSKVLQGQENLGLISPPYGCDKTVRPLDFELQSVARHNHNHNHNLMPNGIENIIVGDFVKTQPPTTYTGFLESNRFPKVLQGQEICSLRSLTGKSDVNFGAWGKSEFGCNVFGTYQRPKANFYPLASEGARNMFLPYNAMYRAGQDPVVHSYITNFQRENPTLNQNSIQNVVRREEGGMPKFGNEQRPLEMSKVSIPEPHFKNENGDSLNAQASCKLFGFSLTKEPSTPSSQSSGKRSCTKVHKQGSLVGRALDLSRLNGYDDLLVELERLFNMEDLLRDPNKGWRILYTDSENDMMVVGDDPWHEFCEVVSKIHIYTQEEVEKMTIEGISDDTQSCLEEAPAVMDVSKSSSVGQPDSSPTVIRI, via the exons ATGGAAATTGATCTGAATGCATGTTGTAATGGTGAATGTGAGAAAGGGGGTTGTTGTGTTAATGTCAATTCGTCCACCACTACTTCTTCATGTTCATCAAATGCATCTTCATCTTCTTTACCTGTTCCTTCTTCAATTTACATGGAACTTTGGCATGCTTGTGCTGGTCCTTTAACTAGTTTACCCAAGAAAGGAAATGCAGTGGTTTATTTCCCTCAAGGACACGTGGAGGAAGCTGCTTCATCCTCTCCATTTCCACCTATCAAGATTGATTTCCCAACTTTTGGTCTTCACCCTCAGATCTTCTGTAGAGTTGAGGATGTTCAGTTGCTT GCAAATAAGGAAAATGATGAGGTTTATACACAGCTCACTCTTCTACCTCTTCCAGAG TCAGTGGCTATAACCTTAGAAGGGAAAGAACATGAAGATTCGGGGACGGATGAGGAAGGGAATGGAGTTAATCCAGGGAAATCAGCTTCTCACATGTTCTGTAAAACGCTTACTGCTTCCGATACCAGTACCCATGGTGGCTTTTCAGTTCCCCGTCGAGCAGCTGAAGACTGTTTTCCCCCTCTG GATTATAAAGAACAAAGGCCCTCTCAGGAGCTGATTGCCAAGGATCTGCATGGAGTAGACTGGAAATTTCGTCACATTTATAGAG gccagccaaggcgaCATCTGCTCACTACTGGATGGAGCATTTTTGTCAGCCAAAAGAATCTTGTCTCGGGGGACGCAGTTCTCTTCTTGAG GGGAGAAGGTGGAGATCTCAGACTGGGAATAAGAAGAGCTGCTAGACCTAGAAATAGACTTCCTGAATCGATAATCAAAAGTCAATATCCTGGTTCTGATGTACTTTCGTCAGTTGCTACTGCTGTATCAGCGAAGAGCACATTCCATGTCTTCTATAGCCCAAG GGCAAGTCATGCTGATTTTGTTGTACCTTACCAAAAGTACGTGAAAGCCATCAGCAGTCGGATTCCTATTGGGACAAGATTTAAAATGAGATTTGATTTGGATGATTCACCTGAAAGAAG GTACAGCGGCGTAGTGACTGGGATAAGTGATATGGATCCCTTTAGATGGCCCAACTCAAAATGGAGATGCTTGATG GTCAGATGGGATGATGATATAATGAGTAATCATCAAGAACGGGTTTCTCCTTGGGAAATTGATTCTTCAGTTTCCTTACCACCACTGAGCATTCAGTCCTCTCCAAGACTGAAGAAACTTCGGACTAGTCAGCAGGCACCATTAGTACTGGACAGCCATTCTGCTG GAGGGAGTGCTCTTTTAGATTTTGAGGAGTCGGTAAGATCCTCCAAGGTCTTGCAAGGTCAAGAAAATTTAGGTCTGATATCACCTCCCTATGGATGTGATAAAACAGTCCGCCCACTGGATTTCGAGCTGCAAAGTGTAGCTCGTCACAATCACAATCACAATCACAATCTCATGCCGAATGGTATAGAGAACATAATTGTTGGTGACTTTGTGAAAACtcagcctccaactacctacACAGGCTTTCTGGAATCCAATAGGTTTCCAAAGGTCTTGCAAGGTCAAGAAATTTGCTCGTTAAGATCCCTTACTGGAAAAAGTGATGTTAACTTTGGTGCTTGGGGAAAATCTGAATTTGGTTGCAATGTTTTTGGCACGTATCAGAGGCCGAAAGCCAATTTCTATCCTCTCGCTTCTGAAGGGGCAAGGAATATGTTTTTACCTTACAATGCTATGTATAGAGCCGGACAAGATCCTGTGGTGCACTCGTACATTACTAATTTCCAAAGAGAAAATCCTACCTTGAATCAGAATTCAATCCAAAATGTGGTTAGGAGGGAAGAAGGCGGGATGCCGAAGTTTGGAAATGAGCAGAGGCCGCTCGAGATGTCTAAAGTGTCTATTCCCGAGCCCCATTTCAAGAATGAGAACGGTGACTCCTTAAATGCACAGGCTTCATGTAAACTGTTTGGCTTTTCCTTGACAAAAGAACCATCTACTCCTAGCTCACAGAGTTCTGGTAAGAGGAGCTGTACAAAG GTTCACAAACAAGGCAGTTTGGTTGGACGCGCCCTCGATCTCTCAAGATTAAATGGCTATGACGACTTGTTGGTTGAGTTGGAAAGGCTTTTCAACATGGAAGACCTCTTAAGAGATCCCAACAAGGGGTGGCGAATCTTGTATACCGACAGTGAGAATGACATGATGGTTGTCGGAGACGATCCGTGGCA TGAGTTCTGTGAGGTAGTATCTAAGATCCACATATACACTCAAgaagaagtggagaaaatgaCTATTGAAGGGATCAGTGATGACACTCAAAGTTGTTTGGAGGAGGCACCAGCAGTTATGGATGTCTCAAAGtcttcatcagttggccagcctgaTTCTTCTCCAACTGTAATCAGGATTTGA
- the LOC132600439 gene encoding isovaleryl-CoA dehydrogenase, mitochondrial → MHKLFAVRSLKSALFRINNQQPQFAKFTTSLLFDDTQKQFKESVAQFAQENIAPHAEKIDKTNYFPQDVNLWKLMGDFNLHGITVPEEYGGLGLGYLYHCIAMEEISRASGSVGLSYGAHTNLCINQLVRNGTHEQKQKYLPKLISGEHVGALAMSEPNAGSDVVGMKCKAERVEGGYVLNGNKMWCTNGPTAQTLVIYAKTDVSAGSKGITAFLIEKGMKGFSTAQKLDKLGMRGSDTCELVFENCFVPEENVLGQIGKGVYVLMSGLDLERLVLASGPVGIMQACLDVVLPYIRQREQFGRPIGEFQFVQGKVADMYTSLQSSRSYLYSVARECDSGTISTKDCAGVILSAAERATQVALQAIQCLGGNGYVNEYPTGRLLRDAKLYEIGAGTSEIRRMIIGRELFKEQ, encoded by the exons ATGCATAAATTGTTTGCAGTAAGGTCTTTGAAATCTGCTTTATTCagaatcaacaatcaacaaccacaatttgcTAAGTTTACAACTTCTTTACTGTTTGATGATACACAAAAACAG TTTAAAGAAAGTGTGGCACAATTTGCTCAAGAAAATATTGCCCCCCATGCTGAAAAAATAGATAAAACGAATTATTTCCCTCAG GATGTTAATTTGTGGAAATTAATGGGAGATTTTAATCTCCACGGTATTACAGTGCCAG AGGAATATGGAGGACTTGGCCTTGGTTATCTGTATCACTGCATAGCCATGGAAGAGATTAGTCGAGCATCGGGGTCAGTTGGCCTATCTTATGGTGCCCACACGAACCTATGCATTAATCAGTTG GTTAGAAATGGAACCCATGAGCAGAAGCAAAAGTATCTACCAAAG CTAATCAGTGGTGAGCATGTGGGGGCTCTAGCTATGAGTGAACCTAATG CTGGGTCAGATGTTGTTGGCATGAAGTGCAAAGCTGAACGTGTTGAGGGTGGTTATGTTCTGAATGGAAATAAAATGTGGTGCACAAATGGTCCAACGGCTCAGACATTG GTTATTTATGCAAAGACAGATGTCTCAGCTGGTTCAAAAGGAATCACAGCATTCCTTATCGAGAAGGGAATGAAAGG ATTCTCTACCGCCCAGAAATTAGACAAACTTGGGATGCGAGGAAGTGATAC ATGTGAGCTTGTGTTCGAGAACTGTTTTGTTCCTGAAGAAAATGTTCTGGGTCAAATAGGAAAAG GAGTTTATGTTCTGATGTCCGGGCTTGATTTGGAAAGACTCGTTTTGGCGTCTGGTCCTGTTGGAATTATGCAAGCTTGTCTCGATGTTGTTCTTCCCTATATTAGACAACGAGAACAATTTGGGCGGCCGATTGGAGAATTTCAATTTGTACAG GGAAAAGTTGCTGACATGTACACGTCTTTGCAATCCTCAAG ATCTTATCTCTATTCAGTTGCAAGGGAATGTGACAGCGGGACGATCAGTACGAAG GATTGTGCTGGTGTTATACTCTCCGCTGCTGAAAGAGCAACCCAAGTTGCTCTTCAG GCTATTCAGTGCCTTGGAGGAAATGGCTACGTGAATGAGTACCCGACTGGACGTCTTCTTCGAGATGCCAAACTGTATGAGATTGGAGCAGGCACAAGCGAGATCAGAAGAATGATAATAGGCCGTGAACTCTTTAAAGAACAATGA
- the LOC132600442 gene encoding uncharacterized protein LOC132600442 gives MSSGSPKPSKFAVYQNPAFSAALTTNSLRPSKSTFVFILTLSFASSSLILRSFSRENGIADSLKFRYVSQETACLIVRLIQAFAAVVLFGTFLALFKAIYLCTTKTADVSIVSPDKGTTEHARLTNRQLGLLGIKPNVEQTTTESLKRPPKARSVSASPSEPLVPVHQPISSSNHSSRLSSDKGRTSSGTKIPSFSTPSKSPASPSLYLVSASSSQSPLIQSSPGGEHLVATPWSNKRATYHKEIVTEEQFEKFLADVDERITESASKLATPPPTISGFGVASPGNLPSSTNTSGTPRSTPLRPVRMSPGSQKFSTPPKKEGDLPPPMSMEESTEAFEHLGIYPQIEQWRDRLRQWFSSMLLKPLLNKIDTSHTKVMQAAGRLGITITVSQVGNETPDTGTAAISTTGRTNEWKPTFSVDEDGLLHQLRVTLVNALDTCMPKSTSGGLQASLPQTSMIPILQECIDAITEHQRLHSLMKGEWGKGLLPQSGVRAEYTVQRIRELAEGTCLRNYDYLGSLEGYKKGNNKWNLELPTDSHLLLYLFCAFLEHPKWMLHVDPTAYAGTQSSKNPLFLGVLPPKERFPEKYVAVVSGVPSVLHPGACILAVGKQSPPVFALYWDKKPQFSLQGRTALWDSILLLCYKIKAGYGGLVRGMHLSSSALGILPVLDSEKDDC, from the exons ATGAGCTCGGGTTCACCTAAACCCTCAAAATTCGCGGTGTATCAGAACCCAGCCTTTTCTGCTGCCTTAACAACTAATAGCCTTCGTCCTTCCAAATCTACTTTCGTATTTATACTCACTCTTTCCTTCGCTTCCAGTTCTCTTATTCTCAGGAGTTTTTCTAG GGAAAACGGGATTGCCGACAGCCTGAAATTCAGATATGTTTCTCAAGAAACTGCTT GTCTTATTGTCAGACTGATTCAGGCTTTTGCAGCCGTAGTCTTGTTTGGAACTTTTCTTGCCCTTTTCAAGGCTATTTATTTATGTACAACGAAGACTGCTGATGTGTCAATTGTGTCTCCGGACAAAGGAACAACGGAGCATGCTCGTCTGACTAATCGACAATTAGGGCTTTTAGGGATTAAACCAAATGTTGAGCAAACTACTACGGAGTCTCTGAAGAGACCTCCCAAAGCAAGAAGTGTCTCAGCCTCTCCATCAGAACCCCTTGTCCCTGTTCATCAGCCAATTTCTAGTTCAAACCATTCATCTAGACTTAGTAGTGACAAAGGTAGAACTAGTAGTGGAACTAAAATACCATCTTTTAGCACCCCGTCAAAATCACCAGCTTCGCCATCCTTGTATCTTGTTTCAGCATCTTCCTCTCAATCACCTTTAATCCAGTCTTCACCGGGTGGGGAACACTTGGTTGCCACCCCTTGGTCGAACAAGCGAGCTACTTATCATAAAGAGATTGTGACGGAGGAACAGTTTGAAAAGTTCCTGGCTGATGTTGATGAGAGAATTACTGAATCAGCAAGCAAGTTGGCAACTCCACCGCCCACTATAAGTGGGTTTGGTGTAGCCAGTCCTGGTAACTTGCCCAGTTCCACGAATACTTCTGGAACTCCAAGAAGTACTCCTCTAAGGCCTGTTAGGATGTCCCCTGGTTCCCAGAAGTTCTCAACTCCACCAAAGAAGGAAGGCGATCTACCACCTCCAATGTCAATGGAAGAGTCCACTGAAGCATTTGAACATCTGGGGATTTATCCACAGATCGAGCAGTGGCGTGATCGACTCAGGCAATGGTTTTCATCCATGCTGCTAAAGCCTTTGCTTAACAAAATTGATACTAGCCATACGAAG GTTATGCAAGCTGCCGGCAGACTAGGCATTACAATCACTGTCAGTCAAGTTGGAAATGAAACACCTGATACTGGGACTGCTGCTATATCTACTACCGGGAGGACTAATGAATGGAAACCCACATTTTCTGTTGACGAAGACGGCTTACTTCACCAGTTGCGTGTAACTCTTGTCAATGCTCTTGATACTTGCATGC CAAAGTCAACTTCTGGAGGTCTTCAAGCATCCTTGCCGCAGACCTCTATGATCCCTATTTTACAAGAGTGCATCGATGCCATCACTGAACACCAAAGGCTTCATTCATTAATGAAAGGAGAATGGGGCAAGGGATTGTTGCCACAAAGCGGTGTCCGTGCAGAATATACAGTACAGAGGATCAGAG AACTTGCTGAAGGAACGTGTTTGAGGAACTATGATTATTTGGGCAGTCTGGAGGGGTATAAGAAAGGAAACAATAAATGGAATCTCGAGCTTCCAACCGATTCTCATTTGCTCCTATATTTGTTTTGTGCTTTCCTGGAGCACCCAAAGTGGATGCTGCATGTTGATCCTACAGCTTATGCTGGAACCCAGTCTagcaaaaatccattatttttgGGTGTCTTACCTCCTAAAGAAAGGTTCCCTGAAAAGTATGTAGCTGTTGTGTCTGGTGTTCCTTCTGTGCTCCATCCAGGAGCTTGCATATTGGCTGTCGGAAAGCAAAGTCCCCCAGTTTTTGCCCTATACTGGGATAAGAAGCCTCAGTTTTCTCTCCAg